The Geothrix oryzae DNA window GGGCGACATTGCGCAGCGTGGCCTCCGCCAGCGGCAGCAGGCCCCGTCCCGGCAGGGCCACGCCCTGGGCCCTCAGCAGCGCCGCCGCCCCCAGCCAGAGCGTGGCCGCATGGCCCGAAGTGAGGACCGCCGCGGCGTGGTACAGGGGCTTCAGCTCCGCCGGCAGATCGAAGGCCGCGAAGCCCAGGTCGCCGAAGGCCCGGCGCAGGGCGTCCGGCACCGCGCCCGTGATGGCCAGGGGCGTACCCGTCCAGTCCCGGGCCTCCCCATCAAAGCTGGTGAGGGGATGGGCACAGGGCACCCCCGGCAGATGCAGGCTCCCGGCCAGATGGACGCAGCGCCCCGGGAAGGCCTTCGCCAGATCCTCCACCGCGCGATCCGGGACGGCCAGCACCACCAGCCCTTCCGGACGGGCCTCATGATCCAGCAGCGCTGCCCGCGTCCCCCAGGCCGCCGCCAGCGAGCGCCCCGCGTGGCCACGGCCCAGGATGGTGAATTCGAAGGTCATGGGGACAGTGTGGCGCAAATCGGCCTTCGGTCTTCAGTCTTCGGTCTTCGGTCTTCGACCTGGAGACCTCCTAGACTTTCCCCATGCCTCCTCCCTCCCCCGCCC harbors:
- a CDS encoding DUF2520 domain-containing protein, which produces MRHTVPMTFEFTILGRGHAGRSLAAAWGTRAALLDHEARPEGLVVLAVPDRAVEDLAKAFPGRCVHLAGSLHLPGVPCAHPLTSFDGEARDWTGTPLAITGAVPDALRRAFGDLGFAAFDLPAELKPLYHAAAVLTSGHAATLWLGAAALLRAQGVALPGRGLLPLAEATLRNVALRGSAGRTGPFPRGDEATIARDVEALPEPWREIFLKLGRSLD